In the Silurus meridionalis isolate SWU-2019-XX chromosome 6, ASM1480568v1, whole genome shotgun sequence genome, one interval contains:
- the trmt10b gene encoding tRNA methyltransferase 10 homolog B isoform X1, translating into MNESVGIVEKQNPSFGDRGVHDESVSDMIKFLSIDVDLISGSSNREETLCSKNVMRKQRNWERRLEAKKNKRKEEKQRRKQNRQDKVGVESQLSKRVMKAITRERLEEARAAGPRLCVDLSMSDCMSHKEISRLAGQIRRLYGSNKKAVQPFHLFLTDMKEDSLLYKECIRMNEGFLNYLMDITEESWIDLFPSHEVIYLTPDASEALEEVNGNKVYILGGLVDESIQKKRTYTRAKELGVQMARLPIDEYMMKRPNIKNFHSKILAINQVFEILLTYGDTGSWSKALRAGVPTGKGYIVSSEAESNDDQ; encoded by the exons ATGAACGAATCTGTGGGAATTGTTGAGAAACAAAATCCGAGCTTTGGAGACCGGGGTGTACATGATGAATCTGTGTCGGACATGATTAAGTTTCTCAGTATTGATGTGGATCTGATCTCTGGCTCGTCAAACAGAGAGGAAACCTTATGTTCG AAAAATGTGATGCGGAAACAGCGGAACTGGGAGAGGAGACTGGAGGCAAAAAAGAAcaagaggaaagaggaaaaacagagaAGGAAGCAGAATCGGCAAGATAAAG TAGGTGTTGAGTCTCAGCTCAGTAAACGTGTGATGAAGGCTATCACAAGAGAGCGTCTGGAGGAGGCGAGAGCAGCTGGACCAAGGCTTTGTGTGGATCTGAGCATGAGCGACTGCATGTCACACAAA GAAATCAGTCGTCTCGCCGGTCAAATCAGACGTTTGTATGGGTCAAATAAGAAAGCAGTGCAGCCGTTTCACCTCTTTCTCACAGACATGAAAGAAGACAGTCTGCTTTATAAAGAGTGCATCAGAATGAATGAAGGCTTTCTGAACTACTTG ATGGATATCACTGAAGAAAGTTGGATTGACCTCTTTCCCAGTCATGAAGTAATTTATTTAACTCCAGATGCTAGTGAAG CCCTAGAGGAAGTGAATGGAAACAAAGTCTACATTCTCGGAGGCCTGGTTGATGAGAGCATTCAAAAG AAACGGACCTACACCAGGGCAAAAGAGCTTGGCGTACAGATGGCAAGACTTCCCATTGATGAGTACATGATGAAAAGACCAAACATCAAGAATTTTCACTCAAAGATTTTAGCCATTAACCAAG taTTTGAAATCCTGCTGACTTATGGTGATACTGGAAGCTGGAGCAAAGCCCTCAGAGCTGGAGTTCCCACAGGAAAGGGATACATTGTGTCTTCTGAAGCTGAATCCAATGATGACCAATAA
- the trmt10b gene encoding tRNA methyltransferase 10 homolog B isoform X2, translating to MNESVGIVEKQNPSFGDRGVHDESVSDMIKFLSIDVDLISGSSNREETLCSKNVMRKQRNWERRLEAKKNKRKEEKQRRKQNRQDKGVESQLSKRVMKAITRERLEEARAAGPRLCVDLSMSDCMSHKEISRLAGQIRRLYGSNKKAVQPFHLFLTDMKEDSLLYKECIRMNEGFLNYLMDITEESWIDLFPSHEVIYLTPDASEALEEVNGNKVYILGGLVDESIQKKRTYTRAKELGVQMARLPIDEYMMKRPNIKNFHSKILAINQVFEILLTYGDTGSWSKALRAGVPTGKGYIVSSEAESNDDQ from the exons ATGAACGAATCTGTGGGAATTGTTGAGAAACAAAATCCGAGCTTTGGAGACCGGGGTGTACATGATGAATCTGTGTCGGACATGATTAAGTTTCTCAGTATTGATGTGGATCTGATCTCTGGCTCGTCAAACAGAGAGGAAACCTTATGTTCG AAAAATGTGATGCGGAAACAGCGGAACTGGGAGAGGAGACTGGAGGCAAAAAAGAAcaagaggaaagaggaaaaacagagaAGGAAGCAGAATCGGCAAGATAAAG GTGTTGAGTCTCAGCTCAGTAAACGTGTGATGAAGGCTATCACAAGAGAGCGTCTGGAGGAGGCGAGAGCAGCTGGACCAAGGCTTTGTGTGGATCTGAGCATGAGCGACTGCATGTCACACAAA GAAATCAGTCGTCTCGCCGGTCAAATCAGACGTTTGTATGGGTCAAATAAGAAAGCAGTGCAGCCGTTTCACCTCTTTCTCACAGACATGAAAGAAGACAGTCTGCTTTATAAAGAGTGCATCAGAATGAATGAAGGCTTTCTGAACTACTTG ATGGATATCACTGAAGAAAGTTGGATTGACCTCTTTCCCAGTCATGAAGTAATTTATTTAACTCCAGATGCTAGTGAAG CCCTAGAGGAAGTGAATGGAAACAAAGTCTACATTCTCGGAGGCCTGGTTGATGAGAGCATTCAAAAG AAACGGACCTACACCAGGGCAAAAGAGCTTGGCGTACAGATGGCAAGACTTCCCATTGATGAGTACATGATGAAAAGACCAAACATCAAGAATTTTCACTCAAAGATTTTAGCCATTAACCAAG taTTTGAAATCCTGCTGACTTATGGTGATACTGGAAGCTGGAGCAAAGCCCTCAGAGCTGGAGTTCCCACAGGAAAGGGATACATTGTGTCTTCTGAAGCTGAATCCAATGATGACCAATAA